One Cryptosporangium aurantiacum DNA window includes the following coding sequences:
- a CDS encoding RecQ family ATP-dependent DNA helicase: MSASTEAIPHTDRAALRERAEKHLRDLVGNPDARLRDDQWTAIEALVADRRRALVVQRTGWGKSAVYFVATALLRAAGAGPTVIVSPLLALMRNQIAAADRAGIHAQTVNSTNVDDWKQIYSSIGDGAVDVLLVSPERLNNPEFRDEVLPRLAASAGLLVIDEAHCISDWGHDFRPDYRRIRTMLADLPAGIPVLATTATANERVTRDVAEQLSVTGERTLDDVLVLRGSLDRSSLHLGVVALPNQAARLAWLADHLGEFEGSGIIYCLTVAATQDVADYLRERGYPVAAYSGQTEQTERLAAEDDLLHNRVKALIATSALGMGFDKPDLGWVVNLGAPASPIAYYQQVGRAGRGTERATVVLLPGREDRDVWDYFGSLAFPPEHEVRETLRVLAEEDRPLSTAVLETYVPLRRTRLEMMLKVLDVDGAVRRVKGGWTATGQPWSYDAERYARVSATRRTEQQAMLDYLTTSECRMQYLRRALDDPEAQPCGRCDNCGGLALSAATDASSLAAATDRLSRPGVPVETRRMWPTGMGAIGVELKGKIARDEQAEAGRAIARLTDLGWGNQLRDLFRPETPDGELPVPLRHALVQVFDAWNFATRPDGIVHLDSLTHPQLVAHVANGLSRYAKIPVLTRFDIVGAAGTGEGAMNSAQRLRAVADRYVLDSPSAVEGRTVLLVDDRVNTGWTLTVAARALRRAGARAVYPLVLAAES; encoded by the coding sequence ATGTCTGCCTCCACCGAGGCAATCCCCCACACCGATCGGGCTGCCCTGCGGGAGCGGGCCGAGAAACACCTCCGCGATCTGGTCGGCAACCCCGACGCTCGATTGCGCGACGACCAGTGGACCGCGATCGAAGCCCTGGTGGCCGATCGTCGCCGTGCGCTCGTCGTCCAGCGCACCGGGTGGGGTAAGTCGGCGGTTTACTTCGTCGCCACCGCACTCCTCCGTGCGGCGGGCGCCGGGCCGACCGTGATCGTGTCCCCGCTGCTCGCGCTGATGCGGAACCAGATCGCGGCCGCCGACCGGGCCGGCATCCACGCCCAGACCGTCAACTCGACGAACGTCGACGACTGGAAGCAGATCTACTCGTCGATCGGCGACGGCGCGGTCGACGTGCTGCTGGTCTCCCCCGAGCGGCTGAACAACCCCGAGTTCCGGGACGAGGTGCTGCCGCGCCTAGCGGCGAGCGCCGGTCTGCTGGTGATCGACGAGGCGCACTGCATCTCCGACTGGGGGCACGACTTCCGGCCCGACTACCGGCGGATCCGGACGATGCTGGCCGACCTGCCCGCGGGCATCCCGGTGCTGGCGACGACCGCGACCGCGAACGAACGCGTCACCCGCGACGTCGCCGAGCAGCTGTCGGTCACCGGCGAACGCACGCTCGACGACGTCCTGGTGCTGCGCGGCAGCCTCGATCGATCGTCCCTGCACCTGGGCGTCGTCGCGCTGCCGAACCAGGCGGCCCGGCTGGCCTGGCTCGCCGACCACCTGGGCGAGTTCGAGGGGTCCGGCATCATCTACTGCCTCACGGTCGCCGCGACCCAGGACGTCGCCGACTACCTGCGCGAGCGCGGTTACCCGGTGGCGGCGTACTCGGGCCAGACCGAGCAGACCGAACGCCTGGCCGCCGAGGACGACCTGCTGCACAACCGGGTAAAGGCGCTGATCGCCACGTCTGCGCTGGGCATGGGCTTCGACAAGCCCGACCTCGGCTGGGTGGTCAACCTGGGAGCACCCGCGTCACCGATCGCCTACTACCAGCAGGTCGGACGCGCGGGCCGCGGCACCGAGCGGGCCACCGTGGTGCTGCTGCCCGGCCGGGAGGACCGCGACGTCTGGGACTACTTCGGCTCGCTGGCGTTCCCGCCCGAGCACGAGGTGCGGGAGACGCTGCGGGTGCTCGCCGAGGAGGACCGCCCGCTCTCGACCGCGGTGCTGGAGACCTACGTTCCGCTGCGCCGGACGCGGCTGGAGATGATGCTCAAGGTCCTGGACGTGGACGGCGCGGTCCGCCGGGTGAAGGGCGGCTGGACCGCGACCGGTCAGCCGTGGAGTTACGACGCCGAGCGGTACGCCCGGGTGAGCGCGACCCGCCGCACCGAGCAGCAGGCGATGCTCGACTATCTGACGACGTCCGAGTGCCGCATGCAGTACCTGCGACGCGCGCTGGACGACCCCGAGGCACAGCCGTGCGGACGGTGCGACAACTGCGGTGGGCTGGCGCTCTCGGCCGCCACCGACGCCAGCAGTCTCGCGGCGGCGACCGACCGTCTCAGCCGGCCCGGCGTACCGGTCGAGACCCGGCGGATGTGGCCGACCGGGATGGGCGCGATCGGCGTCGAGCTGAAGGGGAAGATCGCCCGCGACGAGCAGGCCGAGGCCGGCCGGGCCATCGCGCGCCTGACCGACCTGGGGTGGGGCAACCAGCTGCGGGACCTGTTCCGCCCGGAGACGCCGGACGGTGAGCTGCCGGTGCCGCTGCGGCACGCGCTGGTGCAGGTTTTTGACGCCTGGAACTTCGCCACCCGGCCGGACGGCATCGTTCACCTCGACTCGCTCACCCATCCGCAGCTGGTCGCGCACGTGGCGAACGGGCTGTCCCGCTACGCGAAGATCCCGGTGCTCACCCGCTTCGACATCGTCGGCGCCGCGGGCACCGGCGAGGGGGCGATGAACTCCGCCCAGCGGCTCCGCGCGGTCGCCGACCGGTACGTGCTCGACAGCCCCTCCGCCGTCGAGGGCCGCACGGTGCTGCTGGTGGACGACCGGGTCAACACCGGGTGGACGCTCACGGTGGCGGCACGAGCGCTCCGTCGGGCGGGTGCCCGCGCGGTCTACCCGCTGGTGCTCGCCGCCGAGAGCTGA
- a CDS encoding metal-dependent transcriptional regulator, translated as MYLRTILELEEEGITPLRARIAERLHQSGPTVSQTVARMERDGLLTVQGDRHLELTDLGRHRAVSVMRKHRLAELLLVNVIGLEYEAAHAEACRWEHVMSAEVERKVYQLLGRPRVSPYGNRIPGLAELDTDIKEPDAKPTSQVTLAATPTGDEVVIQRISEQLQGDTSLIHDLHSAGVEPGVSVLVDRSEREVTLTHGDTTVKIPRSLANLVFVSAS; from the coding sequence ATGTACCTGCGCACCATCCTCGAGCTCGAGGAAGAAGGGATCACTCCGCTGCGCGCGCGCATCGCCGAACGACTGCACCAGAGCGGGCCGACGGTGAGCCAAACGGTCGCGCGGATGGAACGCGACGGATTGCTGACCGTCCAGGGCGACCGGCACCTCGAACTGACCGACCTGGGCAGGCATCGCGCCGTGTCCGTCATGCGGAAGCACCGGCTCGCCGAGCTCCTGCTCGTGAACGTCATCGGGCTGGAGTACGAGGCGGCGCACGCCGAGGCCTGCCGCTGGGAACACGTCATGAGCGCCGAGGTCGAGCGCAAGGTGTACCAGTTGCTCGGTCGGCCGCGGGTGTCGCCGTACGGCAACCGGATCCCGGGGCTCGCCGAACTCGACACCGACATCAAGGAGCCGGACGCCAAGCCGACCAGCCAGGTGACGCTCGCTGCGACGCCCACTGGCGACGAGGTCGTCATCCAGCGCATCTCGGAGCAATTGCAGGGCGACACGAGCCTGATCCACGACCTGCACTCGGCCGGTGTGGAGCCGGGAGTGTCGGTGCTGGTGGACCGGTCGGAGCGCGAGGTGACGCTGACGCACGGCGACACCACGGTCAAGATCCCGCGGTCGCTGGCGAACCTGGTCTTCGTCTCCGCCTCTTGA
- a CDS encoding DUF4192 family protein has product MTMFETPPDRPVVRLSTPPEIVRAIPQLLGFHPTASLVVLGLGGPRRRLRMTLRIDLPAPGGETEIANQVASRLAAEHAAACVVVLFTASSDAERRAPAGAATEGAAAEQAATGGSATEGSATEGLGAAQAGAGASGVEGSSAGGSGAGGSGAGGLGGGGAASSGAAPSGGRTWLPGATMAFAVERALTLRGVEVRELLRAESGRWWSYACERPCCPPDGLPLGSGPTTLLEVLRVAAGRPLFPDRSALITSVERAPGEPTEALREALQARMDAVIREAPATQAVRDLAAIQGILTATTAAPPGGAEVPPGGAADPPGGPATVPGGVAAPLKGAADPLKDAAVRPGDVAAGPRGAKVPSEGVGVPPEDAEATPGGAEATPGGAEATPGGAEATPGGAEATSGGAARPGDSAAGSQAGPSDGYAAGATWGGLAGDGPDDGAVGSAYDDRTVAMVAIALTNLTVRDSSFAWTGGPYADAAATLWRELVRRVPPPYAAAPATLLAVSAYRRGDGALADVYLRRALDDDPDYRMADLVLTSLENGFRPSQVECALGLGGSRHPAEPASQPTRREGGRRGRRKSAPRRDGGTDAE; this is encoded by the coding sequence ATGACGATGTTCGAGACCCCACCCGACCGGCCGGTAGTGCGGTTGAGCACCCCGCCCGAGATCGTCCGCGCGATACCGCAACTCCTGGGCTTCCACCCCACGGCGAGCCTCGTCGTGCTCGGCTTGGGAGGTCCGCGCCGACGGCTGCGGATGACGCTACGGATCGACCTGCCCGCCCCGGGCGGCGAGACCGAGATCGCGAATCAGGTCGCGAGTCGGCTGGCCGCCGAGCACGCTGCCGCGTGCGTCGTGGTGCTGTTCACGGCGTCTTCGGACGCCGAACGCCGCGCCCCCGCAGGCGCGGCCACCGAGGGTGCGGCCGCCGAGCAGGCGGCGACCGGGGGCTCGGCCACCGAGGGCTCGGCCACCGAGGGCTTGGGCGCCGCGCAAGCGGGGGCCGGGGCCTCCGGCGTCGAGGGTTCGAGCGCCGGAGGCTCAGGCGCCGGAGGCTCAGGCGCCGGAGGCCTGGGCGGCGGGGGAGCAGCGTCGTCGGGGGCGGCGCCGTCCGGGGGACGCACGTGGCTACCCGGCGCGACGATGGCGTTCGCGGTCGAGCGCGCCCTCACCCTGCGTGGCGTGGAAGTGCGGGAACTCCTCCGCGCCGAGAGCGGCCGCTGGTGGTCGTACGCGTGTGAGCGGCCGTGCTGCCCGCCGGACGGGCTGCCGCTGGGGTCCGGCCCCACCACGCTGCTGGAGGTACTGCGGGTCGCCGCCGGACGCCCGCTGTTCCCGGACCGGTCGGCGCTCATCACGTCCGTGGAACGAGCGCCCGGCGAACCGACCGAGGCGCTGCGAGAGGCGCTCCAGGCACGCATGGACGCCGTCATCCGGGAGGCTCCCGCAACCCAGGCAGTCCGCGATCTGGCTGCGATCCAGGGCATCCTCACCGCAACGACGGCGGCCCCGCCTGGCGGCGCGGAGGTCCCGCCCGGAGGCGCGGCGGACCCGCCCGGAGGCCCGGCGACCGTGCCCGGGGGCGTCGCGGCGCCGCTCAAGGGCGCGGCAGACCCGCTCAAGGATGCGGCGGTCCGGCCCGGGGACGTGGCGGCCGGGCCCAGGGGCGCGAAGGTGCCGTCTGAAGGCGTGGGGGTCCCGCCCGAGGACGCGGAGGCCACGCCTGGCGGCGCGGAGGCCACGCCTGGCGGCGCGGAGGCCACGCCTGGCGGCGCGGAGGCCACGCCTGGCGGCGCGGAGGCCACGTCCGGCGGTGCGGCCCGGCCTGGGGACTCGGCGGCGGGATCGCAGGCCGGGCCATCCGACGGTTATGCCGCCGGCGCGACCTGGGGAGGCCTGGCCGGGGACGGACCGGACGACGGCGCAGTGGGGAGCGCCTACGACGACCGGACCGTCGCAATGGTTGCGATCGCGCTGACGAACCTGACCGTGCGGGACTCCTCGTTCGCCTGGACCGGCGGACCCTACGCCGACGCCGCGGCCACACTGTGGCGCGAACTGGTGCGCCGCGTCCCACCGCCCTACGCCGCCGCGCCGGCCACGCTGCTTGCGGTGTCCGCCTATCGTCGAGGCGACGGTGCGCTGGCCGACGTCTACCTCCGGCGGGCGCTGGACGACGATCCGGACTACCGGATGGCCGACCTGGTGCTCACGAGCCTGGAGAACGGTTTCCGCCCCTCGCAGGTGGAGTGTGCGCTCGGACTCGGAGGCAGCCGCCACCCGGCCGAGCCGGCCTCCCAGCCGACTCGTCGCGAGGGAGGGCGCCGGGGGCGGCGGAAGTCCGCCCCGCGCCGGGACGGCGGCACGGATGCGGAATGA
- a CDS encoding HNH endonuclease family protein: MRNTRWSRLVAALSTTAVLVLGAGCSETGLPVLDPTTTAGASAPAEPGSVADPTPASVTRARTALDGLTVKSIPGKDSSYERDAFGDSWSDAATGVQFARNGCDTRNDILRRDAVPGTIRTKNGTSGCKVTAGTWVSQYDGARYTNKSKIQIDHIVPLARAWASGAKRWSAARRLAFANDPDNLLAVDGSSNQSKSDKGPSAWRPPKAYQCGYAVRYIGAVSKYQLPITKSDKSALTSMLDGCRT, from the coding sequence GTGCGGAACACACGATGGTCGCGTCTGGTCGCGGCCCTTTCCACGACGGCGGTGCTGGTCCTCGGCGCAGGCTGCTCCGAGACCGGTCTGCCGGTACTCGATCCGACGACGACCGCGGGGGCATCGGCGCCCGCCGAGCCGGGAAGCGTCGCCGACCCCACCCCGGCGTCGGTCACGCGGGCCCGAACCGCGTTAGACGGGCTGACGGTCAAGTCCATCCCCGGTAAGGACTCCAGCTACGAGCGGGACGCGTTCGGCGACTCGTGGAGCGACGCGGCGACCGGCGTCCAGTTCGCCCGCAACGGCTGCGACACCCGCAACGACATCCTGCGCCGGGACGCCGTCCCGGGCACCATCCGCACGAAGAACGGCACCAGCGGCTGCAAGGTCACCGCCGGCACGTGGGTATCGCAGTACGACGGCGCGCGGTACACGAACAAGTCGAAGATCCAGATCGACCACATCGTGCCGCTCGCGCGGGCCTGGGCGTCCGGAGCCAAGCGCTGGTCGGCCGCGCGGCGGCTGGCGTTCGCGAACGACCCCGACAACCTCCTGGCGGTCGACGGGTCGTCGAACCAGTCGAAGAGCGACAAGGGCCCGTCGGCCTGGCGTCCGCCGAAGGCGTACCAGTGCGGCTACGCGGTGCGATACATCGGTGCGGTGTCCAAATACCAGCTCCCGATCACCAAGTCCGACAAGTCCGCGCTGACGTCCATGCTGGATGGATGCCGGACGTAG
- a CDS encoding potassium channel family protein — MFAAMTLVVVTVGVVYADRGGYRDNTGSPLSLLDAAYYTVVTLSTTGYGDIAPASPSARLINVIFITPARVLFLIILVGTTLEVLTEQYRGQFRRERWRSTVRDHYVVCGYGTKGRSAVEALLENGIPKEKIVIVERDHRVAQQAVNAGLAVVEGSSGRSAVLAQAQVDRATAIIVAPDADDAAVLTTLTARQLTNGQVRIVTTAREAENAPLLRQSGAHQVVVSSATAGRLLGLATTDPPVIDVVEDLLTPGHGMAFACRSVVRDEIGKSPRTLDEVVIAITRRGRVIPLVEPETNKLETGDLLVYIRDDRPSNANHHSGD; from the coding sequence ATGTTCGCGGCTATGACGCTGGTGGTGGTCACGGTCGGGGTGGTCTACGCCGACCGCGGCGGCTACCGCGACAACACCGGCAGCCCGCTGAGCCTGCTCGACGCGGCGTACTACACGGTGGTCACGCTGTCGACGACCGGCTACGGCGACATCGCGCCGGCGTCCCCGTCAGCGCGGCTCATCAACGTAATATTCATCACCCCGGCGCGGGTGTTGTTCCTGATCATCCTGGTCGGCACCACTCTCGAGGTCCTGACCGAGCAGTACCGCGGACAGTTCCGGCGGGAGCGGTGGAGGTCGACGGTGCGAGACCATTACGTGGTGTGCGGGTACGGCACCAAGGGCCGGAGCGCGGTCGAAGCGCTGCTGGAGAACGGCATCCCGAAGGAGAAGATCGTCATCGTCGAGCGCGACCACCGGGTCGCGCAGCAGGCGGTGAACGCGGGGCTCGCGGTGGTGGAGGGGTCGTCCGGCCGGTCCGCCGTCCTGGCGCAGGCACAGGTCGATCGCGCGACGGCAATCATCGTCGCGCCCGACGCCGACGACGCCGCGGTGCTCACCACGCTCACCGCCCGCCAGCTGACCAACGGCCAGGTACGCATCGTCACGACCGCCCGGGAGGCGGAGAACGCGCCGCTGCTCCGGCAGAGCGGCGCCCACCAGGTCGTGGTCTCCTCCGCAACGGCCGGGCGGCTGCTCGGCCTGGCGACCACCGATCCGCCGGTCATCGACGTCGTGGAGGACCTGCTGACGCCCGGCCACGGGATGGCGTTCGCGTGCCGTTCGGTGGTGCGCGACGAGATCGGCAAGTCGCCGCGGACGCTCGACGAGGTGGTCATCGCGATCACCCGCCGCGGCCGGGTGATCCCGCTGGTGGAGCCCGAGACCAACAAGCTGGAAACCGGCGACCTGCTCGTCTACATCCGTGACGACCGGCCGTCCAACGCCAACCACCACTCCGGCGACTGA
- a CDS encoding vitamin B12-dependent ribonucleotide reductase: MTETVGSSTDSTAAPAPRAQTRRAAAQSAGKGPVGKGLTVERVFTTPGVHPYDEVTWERRDVVMTNWRDGVVNFEQRGVEFPDFWSLNSTNIVTTRYFRGALGTPQRENSLRHLIDRVVRVYRKAGVDYGYFATPEDAEIFEHELAWMLLHQVFSFNSPVWFNVGTAAPQQVSACFILSVDDEMDSILNWYREEGLIFKGGSGAGLNLSRIRSSKELLASGGTASGPVSFMRGADASAGTIKSGGATRRAAKMVVLDVDHPDIEEFVETKAREEDKIRALRDAGFDMDLGGKDINSVQYQNANNSVRVSDEFMKAVEDGGEFHLRARLDGSVIDTVDAQGLFRKIAKAAWECADPGIQYDDTINDWHTTPESGRITASNPCSEYMHLDNSSCNLASLNLMRFLRPDGTFDGPTFVKAVELVITAMDISICFADFPTEPIADTTRKFRQLGIGYANIGALLMATAHAYDSDGGRSLAAAITSLMTGVAYRRSAELAGIVGAYEGYARNAEGHQRVMRKHAAANDAVRPVGADDAAILKLATAEWQNGLKIGAKNGWRNAQASVLAPTGTIGLMMDCDTTGIEPDLALVKFKKLDGGGSMQIVNQTVPRALRSLGYQDEQIEAIVEHIAQHGHVVDAPGLRREHYEVFDCAMGERSIRPMGHVRMMAAVQPFISGAISKTVNLPESATIEDIEKVYAEGWRLGLKALAVYRDNCKVGQPLSVGGKKADAARAAGNAAAEPEVQTVIEYRPVRKRLPKTRPSTTTSFSVAGAEGYLTASTYPDDGVGEVFLKLGKQGSTLAGIMDAFSVAISVALQYGVPLEQYVEKFRNMRFEPAGMTDDPDIRIASSVIDYIFRRLALDHLPKETRAEMGILTNSERAAELDGTSNDDVDIAGLAVSAPVSAPAPKKEAPQPPAPRDLSSAHSSTELLELVQGTAADAPLCLTCGTKMRPAGSCFVCEGCGSTSGCS, from the coding sequence TCGAGCGGGTGTTCACCACGCCGGGCGTCCACCCGTACGACGAGGTGACGTGGGAGCGCCGCGACGTCGTCATGACGAACTGGCGCGACGGCGTGGTCAACTTCGAGCAGCGCGGTGTCGAGTTCCCCGACTTCTGGTCGCTGAACTCCACGAACATCGTCACCACCCGGTACTTCCGGGGCGCGCTCGGGACGCCGCAGCGGGAGAACAGCCTTCGCCACCTGATCGACCGCGTCGTCCGCGTGTACCGGAAGGCCGGGGTCGACTACGGCTACTTCGCGACGCCGGAGGACGCCGAGATCTTCGAGCACGAGCTGGCCTGGATGCTGTTGCACCAGGTGTTCAGCTTCAACTCGCCGGTCTGGTTCAACGTCGGCACGGCGGCTCCCCAGCAGGTGAGCGCCTGCTTCATCCTCTCGGTCGACGACGAGATGGACTCGATCCTGAACTGGTACCGGGAGGAGGGCCTGATCTTCAAGGGCGGCTCCGGTGCCGGTCTCAACCTGTCCCGGATCCGGTCGTCCAAGGAGCTGCTGGCCAGCGGCGGCACGGCGTCCGGCCCGGTCAGCTTCATGCGCGGCGCCGACGCCAGCGCCGGGACGATCAAGTCCGGAGGCGCCACCCGCCGGGCAGCGAAGATGGTCGTGCTCGACGTCGACCACCCCGACATCGAGGAGTTCGTCGAGACTAAGGCGCGCGAGGAGGACAAGATCCGCGCGCTGCGGGACGCCGGGTTCGACATGGACCTGGGCGGCAAGGACATCAACAGCGTCCAGTACCAGAACGCGAACAACTCGGTCCGCGTCTCGGACGAGTTCATGAAGGCGGTCGAGGACGGCGGGGAGTTCCACCTCCGTGCCCGCCTGGACGGCTCGGTGATCGACACCGTCGACGCCCAGGGCCTGTTCCGCAAGATCGCGAAGGCCGCCTGGGAGTGTGCCGACCCGGGCATCCAGTACGACGACACGATCAACGACTGGCACACCACGCCGGAGTCGGGCCGGATCACCGCGTCCAACCCGTGCTCGGAGTACATGCACCTGGACAACTCGTCCTGCAACCTGGCGTCGCTGAACCTGATGCGGTTCCTCCGCCCGGACGGCACGTTCGACGGGCCGACGTTCGTGAAGGCCGTCGAGCTGGTCATCACCGCGATGGACATCTCGATCTGCTTCGCGGACTTCCCGACCGAGCCGATCGCAGACACCACCCGCAAGTTCCGCCAGCTGGGCATCGGTTACGCGAACATCGGCGCGCTGCTGATGGCCACCGCGCACGCGTACGACTCGGACGGCGGCCGCTCGCTTGCCGCGGCGATCACGTCGCTGATGACCGGTGTCGCGTACCGCCGCTCGGCCGAGCTGGCCGGCATCGTCGGCGCGTACGAGGGTTACGCCCGCAACGCCGAGGGCCACCAGCGGGTCATGCGCAAGCACGCGGCCGCCAACGACGCGGTGCGCCCGGTCGGCGCCGACGACGCCGCGATCCTCAAGCTGGCGACCGCCGAGTGGCAGAACGGCCTGAAGATCGGCGCGAAGAACGGCTGGCGCAACGCCCAGGCCTCGGTGCTGGCTCCGACCGGCACGATCGGCCTGATGATGGACTGCGACACCACCGGCATCGAGCCCGACCTGGCCCTGGTCAAGTTCAAGAAGCTCGACGGCGGCGGCTCGATGCAGATCGTCAACCAGACGGTGCCGCGGGCGCTGCGCTCCCTGGGTTACCAGGACGAGCAGATCGAGGCGATCGTCGAGCACATCGCCCAGCACGGTCACGTCGTGGACGCTCCCGGCCTGCGCCGCGAGCACTACGAGGTGTTCGACTGCGCGATGGGCGAGCGCTCGATCCGCCCGATGGGTCACGTCCGGATGATGGCCGCGGTGCAGCCGTTCATCTCCGGCGCGATCTCCAAGACCGTGAACCTGCCCGAGTCCGCGACGATCGAGGACATCGAGAAGGTGTACGCGGAGGGCTGGCGCCTCGGCCTCAAGGCCCTCGCCGTCTACCGCGACAACTGCAAGGTCGGCCAGCCGCTGTCGGTCGGTGGCAAGAAGGCGGACGCGGCGCGCGCTGCGGGCAACGCGGCGGCCGAGCCCGAGGTGCAGACCGTCATCGAGTACCGGCCGGTGCGCAAGCGCCTGCCGAAGACCCGCCCGAGCACGACCACTTCGTTCTCGGTGGCCGGCGCCGAGGGTTACCTGACCGCGTCGACCTACCCGGACGACGGTGTCGGCGAGGTCTTCCTCAAGCTCGGCAAGCAGGGCTCCACGCTCGCCGGGATCATGGACGCGTTCTCGGTGGCGATCTCGGTGGCGCTGCAGTACGGCGTCCCGCTGGAGCAGTACGTCGAGAAGTTCCGCAACATGCGGTTCGAGCCGGCCGGTATGACCGACGACCCGGACATCCGGATCGCCAGCTCGGTCATCGACTACATCTTCCGGCGGCTCGCGCTCGACCACCTGCCCAAGGAGACCCGCGCCGAGATGGGGATCCTGACGAACTCGGAGCGGGCCGCCGAGCTCGACGGCACGTCGAACGACGACGTCGACATCGCGGGCCTCGCGGTCTCGGCGCCGGTGTCGGCACCGGCCCCGAAGAAGGAGGCCCCGCAGCCTCCGGCGCCGCGTGACCTGAGCAGCGCGCACTCGTCGACCGAGCTGCTGGAGCTGGTGCAGGGCACGGCCGCGGACGCACCGCTCTGCCTCACCTGCGGCACGAAGATGCGGCCCGCCGGGTCCTGCTTCGTCTGCGAGGGCTGCGGTAGCACCTCCGGCTGCAGCTGA
- a CDS encoding DUF4184 family protein has protein sequence MTYVSHQVPALAAKLARPRWFDGTAVALGSMSPDWPFALAGTRLETNAHNTRGVLLLCVPASAVAAVVARRLAPVAADYLPEFPGLPLRRLALLGERRPPMAVTVLSALLGAWSHVAWDSFTHDGRWGARRVRWLAAPHHVGGRAVTGAFLAQHTSTVVGGMVGLVLLSRVLRELPGWVDAKPPGWARELPGGTAGRPGGARERLGSARQGPGEARQGPGEARQGPGEARQGPGEARQGPGEARQGPGDQPSGDVPPGRGQFWAAVAAGTAAGAVWGCRGGWDGRFNIAVLVIRTSFGTAAGAVAGALRARRKLRGAN, from the coding sequence ATGACGTACGTGTCCCATCAAGTGCCGGCGCTCGCGGCGAAGCTGGCCCGGCCACGGTGGTTCGACGGAACGGCGGTGGCGCTGGGCTCGATGTCGCCGGACTGGCCGTTCGCGCTGGCGGGCACGCGTCTGGAAACGAACGCACACAACACACGGGGCGTGCTGCTGCTCTGCGTACCGGCGTCGGCGGTGGCGGCCGTGGTCGCGCGGCGGCTCGCCCCGGTTGCCGCTGACTACCTGCCGGAGTTCCCCGGGCTGCCGCTGCGGCGGCTCGCGCTGCTGGGGGAGCGGCGGCCGCCGATGGCCGTCACCGTGCTCAGTGCCCTGCTGGGGGCCTGGAGCCACGTCGCCTGGGATTCGTTCACCCACGACGGCCGGTGGGGTGCGCGGCGGGTGCGGTGGCTCGCGGCGCCGCACCACGTCGGAGGCCGCGCGGTGACGGGGGCGTTCCTGGCCCAGCACACCAGCACGGTCGTGGGTGGGATGGTCGGGCTGGTGCTGCTCTCGCGGGTGCTGCGGGAACTGCCCGGCTGGGTCGACGCGAAGCCGCCGGGCTGGGCCCGGGAGCTGCCGGGCGGGACCGCCGGCCGGCCGGGCGGGGCGCGGGAGCGGCTGGGCTCGGCCCGGCAAGGGCCGGGTGAGGCCCGGCAGGGGCCGGGTGAGGCCCGGCAGGGGCCGGGTGAGGCCCGGCAGGGGCCGGGTGAGGCCCGGCAGGGGCCGGGTGAGGCCCGGCAGGGGCCGGGGGATCAACCGTCCGGGGACGTACCGCCGGGGCGGGGCCAGTTCTGGGCCGCGGTCGCTGCGGGGACCGCCGCCGGTGCGGTGTGGGGTTGCCGCGGCGGCTGGGACGGCCGTTTCAACATCGCGGTCCTCGTCATCCGGACCAGTTTCGGAACTGCCGCCGGAGCGGTCGCGGGTGCTCTCCGGGCCCGCCGTAAGCTGCGGGGCGCCAACTAG